A region of Streptomyces sp. NBC_01267 DNA encodes the following proteins:
- a CDS encoding sensor histidine kinase, producing MRRPPPHTLRGQLTAGLVLLLAAACLAVGVTTALALQGFLLGRLDQQLESSGGRFAASLEHEARPDADNRPDTRGQADATFGARLLNGGVTQAAVVDEATDHEVTLSTHDRAALADVPVDDRGHDVRLSALGAYRVTAVHGDDHDIMITGLPLRPVEETVHRLEAVEAAVFGAALIATGVAGALWVRVSLRPLQRVTSQAVNVARLPLASGEVAMPAPLPLTDPRTEVGRVGTALNRMLGHVEDALTRRQASEERLRHFAADASHELRTPVANIRGHAELALRHDGSVPAEVRHALERIESESQRMSRLVDDLLLLARLDAGRPLEHETVDLTLLVLNATADARAAGPAHRWLLDLPEEPVTVTGDAHRLQQAIGNLLANARTHTPNGTEVTVTLTADGATARLTVTDNGPGIPAELQPEVFGRFVRADHSRSRSTGSTGLGLAIVHAVITAHGGTVTLASEPGRTMFLLTLPQ from the coding sequence GTGAGGCGCCCGCCCCCGCACACCCTGCGCGGCCAGCTCACCGCCGGACTCGTCCTGCTGCTCGCCGCGGCCTGTCTGGCGGTGGGCGTCACCACCGCCCTCGCCCTCCAGGGATTCCTGCTCGGCAGGCTGGACCAGCAACTGGAGTCCTCCGGCGGCCGGTTCGCCGCCAGCCTGGAGCACGAGGCCCGGCCCGACGCGGACAACCGGCCCGACACCCGCGGCCAGGCCGATGCCACGTTCGGCGCCCGGTTGCTGAACGGCGGGGTCACCCAGGCCGCCGTGGTCGACGAGGCGACGGACCACGAGGTGACGCTCAGCACGCACGACCGGGCCGCGCTCGCGGACGTGCCCGTCGACGACCGGGGCCACGACGTCCGGCTGTCCGCACTGGGCGCCTACCGGGTCACCGCCGTGCACGGCGACGACCACGACATCATGATCACCGGTCTGCCGCTGCGTCCCGTCGAGGAGACGGTCCACCGCCTCGAAGCGGTCGAGGCCGCGGTGTTCGGCGCGGCGCTGATCGCCACCGGTGTGGCGGGAGCCCTGTGGGTACGGGTCTCCCTGCGCCCCCTGCAACGCGTCACCTCACAGGCGGTGAACGTGGCCCGGCTGCCGCTCGCCAGCGGAGAGGTCGCCATGCCCGCCCCGCTGCCGCTCACCGACCCACGGACCGAGGTCGGCCGGGTCGGTACCGCGCTGAACCGGATGCTCGGTCATGTCGAGGACGCCCTCACCCGCCGCCAGGCCAGCGAGGAACGGCTCCGGCACTTCGCCGCTGACGCCAGCCACGAACTGCGCACCCCGGTGGCCAACATCCGCGGCCACGCCGAACTCGCCCTGCGCCACGACGGTTCCGTACCCGCCGAGGTCCGGCACGCGCTGGAGCGCATCGAGTCCGAATCGCAGCGGATGAGCCGTCTCGTCGACGATCTGCTGCTGCTCGCCCGTCTCGACGCCGGGCGCCCGCTCGAACACGAGACGGTCGATCTGACCCTGCTGGTGCTCAACGCGACAGCCGACGCCCGCGCCGCGGGCCCCGCACACCGCTGGCTCCTCGACCTGCCCGAGGAGCCGGTGACCGTCACCGGCGACGCCCACCGGCTGCAGCAGGCCATCGGCAATCTGCTCGCCAACGCGCGGACCCACACCCCGAACGGCACCGAGGTGACGGTCACGCTCACCGCCGACGGCGCCACCGCCCGGCTCACCGTCACCGACAACGGCCCCGGCATCCCCGCGGAGCTTCAGCCGGAGGTCTTCGGCCGCTTCGTCCGCGCGGACCACAGCCGCTCCCGCAGTACCGGGAGCACCGGCCTCGGCCTCGCCATCGTGCACGCCGTGATCACCGCGCACGGTGGCACCGTCACGCTGGCCAGCGAGCCCGGCCGCACCATGTTCCTGCTCACCCTCCCGCAGTGA
- a CDS encoding thioesterase II family protein, which translates to MTAPAGAASAPDGPGPPHTTSPSGLFHRPLPRPHAALRLVCLPHAGGGTSVFRDWPARLPADVELVAVRLPGRESRIRERPFTSWTTLVDVVADALAREVPAPYVLFGHSLGGMLAYELTMRGASTAPPSGAAPPAPQLPERLILAGCRAPDVPPPHPGLHDVPRDRFAADLAALAGSPPEVLRNRALLGLLEPMLRADLELAQTWPWREPLPLPVPLTVFDASDDVMAPPEAVAGWRRYAPLGVRAHHLSGGHFTLHEDPERFLTLLRGELLPAAGRVPTR; encoded by the coding sequence GTGACGGCCCCCGCCGGAGCGGCGTCCGCCCCGGACGGACCCGGGCCGCCGCACACGACTTCGCCGAGCGGCCTCTTCCACCGGCCCCTGCCCCGCCCGCACGCCGCCCTGCGGCTGGTGTGCCTGCCGCACGCGGGCGGTGGGACCTCGGTGTTCCGGGACTGGCCGGCGCGCCTGCCCGCGGACGTGGAGCTCGTCGCCGTACGGCTGCCCGGCCGTGAGAGCCGCATCCGGGAGCGCCCGTTCACCTCGTGGACGACGCTGGTGGACGTGGTGGCCGACGCACTGGCCCGGGAAGTCCCCGCGCCGTACGTCCTGTTCGGGCACAGCCTGGGCGGCATGCTCGCGTACGAACTGACGATGCGCGGGGCGTCCACCGCCCCGCCGTCCGGCGCCGCACCACCCGCCCCGCAGCTGCCCGAGCGCCTGATCCTGGCCGGCTGCCGGGCCCCCGACGTACCGCCACCGCACCCGGGTCTCCACGACGTGCCCCGCGACCGGTTCGCCGCCGATCTCGCCGCGCTGGCCGGGTCGCCTCCCGAGGTCCTGCGCAACCGCGCGCTGCTGGGCCTGCTGGAGCCGATGCTCCGAGCCGATCTGGAACTGGCCCAGACCTGGCCGTGGCGCGAACCGCTCCCCCTGCCGGTACCGCTCACCGTGTTCGACGCGTCCGACGATGTCATGGCGCCGCCCGAGGCGGTCGCCGGCTGGCGGCGGTACGCGCCGCTGGGCGTGCGGGCGCACCATCTGTCCGGAGGTCACTTCACCCTCCACGAAGACCCGGAGCGCTTCCTGACGCTGCTGCGCGGCGAACTGCTCCCGGCGGCGGGGCGCGTCCCGACCCGGTGA
- a CDS encoding ferredoxin reductase family protein yields MASTSASTTTPARTSVNRGLRHRRPRRSLVPRLVPLVIWAGAAGVLALWWSDTTSVVGPAGWLTGAGRITGLLAGYACAVLLALMARVPLLDHSIGTDRLARWHALGGRCTVSLALAHTLLIIWGYSLTAHTGVVSQGTDLVLHYPDLLKGTAGFLLFLATGVLSARAARRRMSYEKWHFLHFATYLAVFLTFFHQLSNGADFVGNQKAQLAWYALFLGVGALVLVYRFVLPVRRGLRHRLRVSAVRPEAPGVVSVHFTGRYLTELGAEPGQFFRWRFLAPGLWWTANPYSLSAPAEPHALRITVKAAGGHSAALAGLRPGTRVWAEGPYGSFTARRQTVPKVLLLGGGVGITPLRALFETLPGQVTLIHRVRGKADLVHRSELDAIAARRRAAVHYLVDGPDPLTGGPGHRPGPLTARTLSGLVPDLAAHEVYLCGPPGMTEAAITALRDAGVPSHRIHHESFAL; encoded by the coding sequence ATGGCCAGCACCTCCGCCTCCACCACCACGCCCGCCCGCACCTCCGTGAACCGCGGCCTGCGCCACCGACGCCCGCGGCGCAGCCTGGTGCCCCGGCTCGTGCCCCTGGTGATCTGGGCGGGCGCGGCCGGGGTGCTCGCGCTGTGGTGGAGCGACACGACGTCCGTCGTCGGCCCTGCGGGCTGGCTGACCGGCGCGGGCCGCATCACCGGCCTGCTCGCCGGGTACGCCTGCGCCGTTCTGCTGGCCCTGATGGCCCGGGTTCCGCTGCTCGACCACAGCATCGGCACCGACCGGCTGGCCCGGTGGCACGCGCTGGGCGGCCGGTGCACCGTGTCGCTGGCCCTGGCCCACACCCTGCTGATCATCTGGGGCTACTCGCTGACCGCGCACACGGGTGTGGTGAGCCAGGGCACGGACCTGGTCCTGCACTACCCGGACCTGTTGAAGGGGACGGCCGGGTTCCTGTTGTTCCTGGCCACCGGGGTGCTCTCGGCGCGTGCGGCGCGCCGCAGGATGAGTTACGAGAAGTGGCACTTCCTGCACTTCGCCACGTATCTGGCGGTCTTCCTCACCTTCTTCCACCAGCTCTCGAACGGTGCGGACTTCGTCGGCAACCAGAAGGCCCAACTCGCCTGGTACGCGCTCTTCCTGGGGGTCGGCGCGCTGGTGCTCGTGTACCGGTTCGTGCTGCCCGTACGGCGCGGACTGCGCCACCGGCTGCGGGTCTCCGCGGTGCGCCCCGAGGCGCCCGGTGTGGTCTCGGTCCACTTCACCGGCCGGTATCTGACGGAACTCGGCGCCGAGCCGGGCCAGTTCTTCCGCTGGCGCTTCCTCGCCCCGGGGCTGTGGTGGACCGCCAACCCGTACTCGCTCTCCGCCCCCGCCGAGCCGCACGCGCTGCGCATCACGGTGAAGGCGGCGGGCGGGCACAGCGCGGCCCTGGCCGGGCTCCGGCCGGGCACCCGGGTGTGGGCCGAGGGTCCGTACGGCAGCTTCACCGCGCGCCGGCAGACCGTGCCCAAGGTGCTGCTGCTCGGCGGTGGCGTCGGCATCACGCCCCTGCGGGCCCTGTTCGAGACGCTGCCGGGGCAGGTGACGCTCATCCACCGGGTCCGGGGCAAAGCGGACCTCGTGCACCGGTCGGAGCTGGACGCGATAGCCGCCCGGCGCCGGGCGGCCGTGCACTATCTCGTCGACGGGCCGGACCCGCTGACCGGCGGGCCGGGCCACCGTCCGGGCCCGCTCACCGCCCGCACGCTGAGCGGTCTGGTGCCCGATCTGGCCGCGCACGAGGTCTATCTCTGCGGTCCACCCGGCATGACGGAGGCCGCGATCACCGCCCTGCGCGATGCCGGGGTGCCGTCGCACCGTATCCACCACGAGTCGTTCGCGCTCTGA
- a CDS encoding FMN-binding protein, producing MRRAVLITAAGSALVVALLALKPHQPPALAGVTPRPAETASPHATTGAGPGAGGSRTGTFTGDPVDTQYGTVQVSATLARGRITAIRVLRAPDSNGRDQQIAAYALPRLTREALGAQSAHIDAVSGASYTSQGYVRSLQSALDRSGG from the coding sequence ATGCGCAGAGCCGTCCTCATCACTGCCGCGGGCAGCGCGCTGGTCGTCGCCCTGCTCGCGCTCAAACCCCACCAGCCGCCGGCCCTGGCGGGGGTGACCCCGCGCCCGGCGGAGACCGCTTCGCCGCACGCCACCACCGGGGCCGGGCCGGGGGCCGGCGGGTCCCGTACCGGCACGTTCACCGGCGACCCGGTCGACACGCAGTACGGCACCGTGCAGGTCTCCGCCACCCTGGCGCGGGGAAGGATCACCGCGATACGGGTCCTCCGGGCGCCCGACAGCAACGGGCGGGACCAGCAGATCGCCGCCTACGCGCTGCCCCGGCTGACCCGGGAGGCGCTGGGCGCCCAGAGCGCGCACATCGACGCGGTCTCCGGGGCGAGTTACACCAGCCAGGGATATGTGCGGTCCCTGCAGAGCGCGCTGGACCGGTCCGGTGGCTGA
- a CDS encoding acyl-CoA dehydrogenase family protein, with amino-acid sequence MRSPYFTAEHDAFRQEVRAVLAAETEGAADVWERECRVPRTLWKTLADHDLLGLLHSRENGGTDRDLFTSVVFLEELGRTGYGGMRAAVSVHAYMATHYLGAVGSPELRAAYLTPAVRGERVAALALTEPGAGSDLSGLSTTASRDGEHYVVRGAKSMVSNGTTADFHVTAVRTTPVTDGAHSGRTGLSLLVIDANASGVTVEPQPTLGWRAAGTAGVTYDGVRVPAGNLVGRQDSGFYYLMRGLQLERLAAAALALGGMDRCLEQTLRFARGRRIFDGPLAGLQAPRHRLAGLATELEAARQLVHHTAWLLQQGELPVTACSMAKLYTTELACRMADLSLQLQGSHGYQDGSEAARVYRDARAATIAAGPSEVMRDIVAGDLPGAMG; translated from the coding sequence ATGCGTTCCCCGTACTTCACAGCCGAGCACGACGCCTTCCGCCAGGAGGTGCGTGCCGTACTGGCAGCCGAGACGGAGGGGGCCGCCGATGTCTGGGAACGGGAGTGCCGTGTGCCGCGCACCCTGTGGAAGACGCTCGCGGACCACGATCTCCTCGGGCTGCTCCACTCACGGGAGAACGGCGGCACCGACCGCGATCTGTTCACCTCGGTCGTGTTCCTGGAGGAACTGGGCCGCACCGGGTACGGCGGCATGCGGGCTGCCGTCTCCGTCCACGCCTACATGGCGACGCACTATCTGGGGGCCGTCGGCAGTCCGGAACTGCGCGCCGCCTATCTGACCCCGGCCGTCCGGGGTGAACGCGTCGCCGCGCTGGCCCTGACCGAACCCGGGGCGGGATCGGACCTGTCCGGGCTGTCCACCACGGCCTCGCGGGACGGCGAGCACTACGTCGTGCGCGGCGCGAAGAGCATGGTCAGCAACGGCACCACGGCCGACTTCCACGTCACCGCGGTCCGCACCACCCCGGTGACCGACGGGGCGCACAGCGGCCGGACCGGACTGTCGCTGCTCGTCATCGACGCGAACGCCTCCGGAGTCACCGTAGAACCGCAGCCCACCCTCGGCTGGCGCGCGGCAGGTACCGCGGGCGTGACGTACGACGGGGTGCGCGTGCCCGCGGGGAACCTCGTCGGGCGGCAGGACAGCGGCTTCTACTACCTGATGCGCGGACTCCAGCTCGAACGGCTCGCGGCTGCGGCCCTCGCGCTGGGCGGAATGGACCGCTGCCTCGAACAGACCCTCCGCTTCGCCCGTGGCCGCAGGATCTTCGACGGGCCGCTCGCCGGACTCCAGGCGCCCCGGCACCGGCTCGCCGGACTGGCGACGGAACTGGAGGCGGCCCGCCAGCTGGTCCACCACACGGCCTGGCTCCTCCAGCAGGGGGAACTCCCGGTGACCGCATGCTCGATGGCCAAGCTGTACACCACCGAACTGGCTTGCCGAATGGCCGACTTGAGCCTGCAGTTACAGGGTTCCCACGGATATCAGGACGGGTCCGAGGCCGCCCGGGTGTACCGGGACGCACGGGCCGCGACCATCGCCGCCGGTCCCAGCGAGGTGATGCGGGACATCGTCGCCGGGGATCTGCCGGGGGCCATGGGCTGA
- a CDS encoding response regulator transcription factor encodes MEDPRTQSFLRRPDGDPVRVLVVDDEPDLTEVLAGVLAGEGWQVRTAADGASALATARDFRPDAVVLDWMLPDLDGLQVLRELRQEARSVCVLFLTARDAVEDRIAGLTAGGDDYVTKPFSLEEVLARLRGLLRRAGMTAAPGENWLTVGDLMMDEEAREVRRDGSVVDLSRTEFELLRFLMRNPRRVLSKAQILDRVWAYDFGGRAHIVELYISYLRKKIDAGRTPMIHTVRGVGYVLKPDSR; translated from the coding sequence ATGGAAGATCCACGCACACAGTCCTTCCTCCGCCGCCCCGACGGGGACCCGGTACGGGTCCTGGTCGTCGACGACGAACCCGACCTGACCGAAGTGCTCGCCGGGGTGCTCGCCGGAGAGGGCTGGCAGGTCCGTACGGCGGCCGACGGCGCCTCGGCGCTCGCGACCGCCCGGGACTTCCGCCCGGACGCCGTCGTCCTCGACTGGATGCTCCCCGACCTCGACGGCCTCCAGGTCCTGCGCGAACTGCGGCAGGAGGCGCGCAGCGTCTGTGTCCTGTTCCTGACCGCACGCGACGCGGTCGAGGACCGCATCGCCGGGCTCACCGCGGGCGGCGACGACTACGTGACCAAGCCCTTCAGCCTGGAGGAGGTACTCGCGCGGCTGCGCGGCCTGCTGCGCCGGGCCGGGATGACGGCGGCGCCGGGCGAGAACTGGCTCACGGTCGGCGACCTGATGATGGACGAGGAGGCCAGGGAGGTCAGACGGGACGGCAGCGTCGTCGACCTCTCCCGGACCGAGTTCGAGCTGCTGCGGTTCCTGATGCGCAACCCGCGGCGGGTGCTCTCCAAGGCGCAGATCCTCGACCGGGTGTGGGCGTACGACTTCGGTGGCCGGGCCCACATCGTCGAGCTGTACATCAGCTATCTGCGCAAGAAGATCGACGCCGGCCGGACCCCCATGATCCACACGGTCCGGGGTGTCGGCTACGTGCTCAAGCCGGATTCCAGGTGA